A window from Carassius gibelio isolate Cgi1373 ecotype wild population from Czech Republic chromosome B3, carGib1.2-hapl.c, whole genome shotgun sequence encodes these proteins:
- the LOC127952729 gene encoding cerebellin-4-like → MKGLLCTLLLLETFVFVVQQQIDGGLAENEISQQLSTEDRRQNPAQTDPWRDEASADSQQYCHLSFPDIHAALRELTATVTEQKANIRDLETRLRNSEETAEQQTVILKELNKKTDEMSNLTESQVEELRKENRDREIAFSAALMESGFGHIGPFTTEITLTYRNVFTNIGNAYNPFTGIFTAPLKGAYMFSFSIFGYTTSSTTSTASIVKNGEKLVVAHGHQDQYDVNSSKGVVLILEVGDVVYVRLWSGTRIYDNQNKHNTFSGYLLFPLR, encoded by the exons ATGAAGGGTTTGTTATGTACACTGCTGCTGCTGGAAACCTTTGTGTTTGTGGTACAGCAGCAGATAGATGGAGGACTCGCTGAGAATGAGATCAGTCAACAGCTCAGCACTGAGGACAGAAGACAGAATCCAGCTCAGACAGACCCTTGGCGAGATGAAGCTTCAGCTGACAGCCAACAATACTGCCATCTGAGTTTCCCTGACATCCACGCAGCACTGAGAGAACTGACCGCCACCGTCACTGAGCAGAAAGCCAACATCAGAGATTTAGAGACACGACTGAGGAACTCAGAAGAAACTGCAGAACAACAGACAGTCATTCTGAAAGAGCTGAACAAGAAAACTGATG AAATGTCTAATCTTACTGAAAGTCAAGTGGAGGAGCTGAGAAAGGAAAACAGAG acagagagatagcATTTTCAGCTGCATTGATGGAATCTGGCTTTGGACATATCGGTCCTTTCACCACTGAAATCACACTAACCTACAGGAATGTCTTCACAAACATAGGGAATGCCTACAACCCATTTACAG GTATTTTCACTGCCCCACTGAAAGGAGCGTACATGTTCAGCTTCTCTATCTTTGGTTATACTACTTCCTCAACTACATCAACTGCCTCCATTGTGAAGAACGGAGAGAAGTTGGTTGTAGCACATGGACATCAGGATCAGTATGATGTAAACTCATCAAAAGGAGTCGTGTTGATCCTGGAGGTTGGAGATGTTGTCTATGTGAGACTTTGGTCTGGAACGAGGATATATGATAACCAGAATAAACACAACACTTTCAGTGGTTATCTACTGTTTCCCTTAAGATAA